CTCGGGCCGCCCCTAGAAGAGGGCGGCCTCGGCAGGGGCGCCGCTCTCGAAGTCGAGGAGGCGCTGCTTGCGGTCGAGGCCGCCGCCGTAGCCGGTGAGGCTGCCGGTGGATCCGACGACGCGATGGCACGGGACGATGATGCCGACGGGATTCTTGCCGTTGGCGAGGCCGACGGCCCGGGACGCCCCCGTGTTGCCCAACTGCTCCGCGAGTTGGCCGTACGTGCGCGTCTCGCCGTACGGGATCTGCTGGAGCTGCGCCCACACGGCACGCTGGAACGGGGTGCCGTGCAGGTGGAGCGGGACGGTGAAGTCCTTCAACTCCCCCTCGAAGTAGGCGTGGAGCTGCTCGATGACTTCGGGGAACGGCTCGGGATCCGGGTCGCCGAAGGTCTCCTCGGCGGGGCGGTGCCGCTGGCCGACCATGTAGAGGCCGGACAGGACGCCGTCGGTGGCGACGAGGGTGAGCGGGCCGTACGGACTGTCGAGGACGGTGTGCTGCGTGGCGGTCACGTCGATCAACTCGCTTACTTCGGGAGGTGGTTGATGGGGTGGGAGTCGGTCGCCCACAGGTACTGGACGGCGTACGCGCGCCAGGGTCGCCAGGCTGCGGCGCGTGCGGTGAGGGCGGCCGGGGTGTGCGGCAGGCCGAGGCCCTGGGCGGCCTTCTTGATGCCGAGGTCGGAGGGGAGGAAGGCGTCCGGGTCGCCGAGGGCGCGCATCGCGATGACCTCGGTGGTCCAGGGGCCGAAGCCGGGAAGTTCGAGGAGTTGGGCGCGGGCCCGGTCCCAGTCGCTGTCGACGCCCAGCATGAGTGTGCCCTCCGCGAGGGCGGCGACGAGGGTGGTGAGGGTGGTGCGGCGGCTGCGCGGCAGAGCGAGGCTCTCGGGGTCGAGTCCGGCGAGGGCCTCGGAGGTCGGGAAGAGGTGAGTGAGGCCGCCCTCGGTGTCCTCGATCGGAGTGCCGTACGCCGTGACCAGGCGGGCGGCGTGGGTGCGGGCGGCGGCCGTCGACACCTGCTGGCCGAGGACCGCCCGTACGGCGAACTCGTCGGCGTCGGTGGTGCGCGGCACCCGCCGCCCCGGGGCCGCCGCCACCAGCGGTGCGAGCAGCGGATCGGCGCTCAGCCGCTCGTCGACGGCGACCGGGTCGGCGTCGAGGTCGAGCAGCCAGCGGCAGCGGCTGATGGCGTGGGTGAGGTCGCGCAGGTCGGTGAGGGAGAGTCGGCAGGCGATGTGGTCGGGGCGCGGGGAGAGCGCCACGATGCCGTGCCCGTACGGGAGTCGGAGCGTGCGGCGGTACGCGCCGTCGCGCCACTCCTCGATGCCGGGGACGGCGGTGGCGGCGAGGTGGCCGAAGAGGTTGTCGGGGTTGAGGGGGGCTCGGAAGGGAAGCCGGAGGGAGATCACACCGGGCGTCTGGGGCGCCTGCCCCGCCCGCTTCTTGCCGCGCTCCCGCAGCTCACTGGGGGCGAGGCCGAAGACCTCGCGGACGGTGTCGTTGAAGGTGCGGACGGAGGAGAACCCGGCGGCGAACGCGATGTCGGCCATGGGCAGCGGGGTGGTCTCGATGAGCAGCCTGGCCGTCTGGGCGCGCTGTGCCCGCGCCAGCGCGAGCGGCCCGGCCCCCAGCTCTGCCCGGAGCTGCCGCTCGACCTGCCGGGTGGAGTATCCGAGCCGGGCGGCCAGTCCCGGCACGCCCTCCCGGTCGACGACGCCGTCCCGGATGAGCCGCATGGCACGGGCGACGGCGTCGGCGCGGGCGTTCCACTCGGGGGAACCGGGGCTGGTGTCGGGGCGGCACCGCTTGCAGGCCCGGAACCCGGCCTGCTGGCAGGCCGCCGCGCTCGGGTAGAACGTCATGTTCTGCGGCTTGGGCGGGACGACGGGGCAGCTGGGGCGGCAGTAGATGCGCGTGGTGGTGACGGCGGTGAACACCCAGCCGTCGAAGCGCGCGTCCTTGGACTGCACGGCACGGACGCAGCGGTCGGTGTCCGTGTGCATGGCACGGATGCCCTGCTGTGCTCCCGGCTCGACCGCGCATGCGGCTGTGTCTTCGGCTTCGGCTTCGGCCACGACTGCGGCCTCGGTGGATGTCATACGTCCAGCATCAACCACCGATCACGTCTCAGCTGGCGGAATTCCGACATCAACGTGCGGTGACCAGGGCCTGCTCACCGTGCGGTGCCCGCAGAGGGCATGGAGGCGCGCCGGGCTGTGCCGATGTGCGGCTCCGCCGGGCTGTGCCGATGTGCGGCTCCGCCGGGCTGTGCCGATGTGCGGCTCCGCCGCGCGGGCGGAGCGGACAGGATCGCCCCGCGCCCCCGCGCAGCGACCCGAACCGCTACCGCCCACCGCCCCGCGCCACCCTTACTCCCCCGCCAAGAGCCCCCGCACCCGCTCCACCACCCCCGCATCCCTCCCCACCGCGAACGGCAACGCGTTCCCACCCACGATCCGGTACCGCTCCCCCACCCGCGTCCGGTCCGTACCCCCCGCCTCCTCCACCAGCAGCAAGCCCGCCGCGTGATCCCAGGCCAGCTCCCACGAGAACGCCACGGCGTCCAACTCCCCCCGGGCGATCGCCAGGTACTCCAGGCCCGCCGACCCGCACGGCCGCGCCTCCACTCCGGGCACCGCGAGCCGCAGCAGCGCCCCCTTCTCCTCCGGTGTCGTGTAGTCGGGGTTCGACGTCGCCACCCTCAGCGGAGCGCCCCGGTCCGGCGAACCCGCGTGCAGGCGACGGCCGTTCAGAGTCGCGCCCCGCCCTCGTACCGCTATCGCCATCTCGTCCCGCGCGGGCGCGTACGTCCAGGAAGCCCGCAGCTCACCGCCTTGCGCGAGCGCGACCAGCGTGCAGAAGCCCGCATCCCCGTGCACGAACTCGCGCGTCCCGTCGACCGGGTCGACGATCCAGACCGGCGCGTCCCCCCGTATCGCCTCGTAGACCGCCGGGTCCGCGTGGACCGCTTCCTCGCCCACCACCACCGAACCTGGCAGCAGTCGCGTCAGCGCCGCCGTGAGGTGTTCCTCCGCACCCCGGTCAGCGACCGTCACCAGGTCGTAGGGCCCGCCCTTCTCCACCACCTCGTGCGCGGCGAGCCGCCGGAAACGAGGCATGATCTCGACTGCGGCCGCCTCACGAACGGCCTCCTCCACTGCGGCGACAAGCTGCTCATCGATCATGCCGTCCAGCAAAGCACGCCCCACTGACAGCCGACCCGGCCGGTGGTGTCATCGGTAGGAGATCCGGGTGAACGGCCACTCCGCCTCCAGCCACTCCCGCACCGCCTCCACCAGGGGTCCGTCCAACGCCGCCCGGTCGGCGCGCACCCAGGACCGTACGGACGTCACCGAGGGGTCGTCCCAGTCGGGATAGACGTACACGCAGCCGATGACGTCGACGGCATCCCCCACCGCCGGATCGAGCACCGTGAAGGTGAATCCCCTCCCCGCCGCGAAGTCGGCGAGGTGCCCCTCGACGTCCCCGAGGTTCTCCGCCGCCGACATCCCGTCCTCCGGCGGCCAACTCCGGCTGAATCCGGGCGTCCTGCGGATGTGCCCGATGCTGGACGTCCATGCGGCGAGGTCACCCGCGTTGTGCTCCGGGGCCAGCGGTACGAGCCGGAACGACTCGGTCTCGAACAGTCTCGGGGCCACGAACCCCGCCGGAACGAAGGGGCGCGGGGGCAGCGTCTCGTCAGTCATCCACGCAGGCTAGGCACGGCCTCCGGCCCGTCTCCACCGAATTCACCGCCCCCCTCGGCGGAAAGCCTGGAAGAGGAGGAATGTCCGCGCCCGGGATAGCGTTGTCGCAGGCCAGGCGGCCCCGCGAGGTGCCGAGCGGCGACACGCATACGCCGGGCGGCCCCACAGAGGTACCGGGCGGAACAACGGAGGCGGAACACAGTGCACGGTGAGTACAAGGTCCCCGGCGGCAAGCTCGTCGTCGTCGACCTCGACACGGAGCCCGACGCCAGCGGCGGCGAGGTCCTGCGGAACGTGCGGGTCGCCGGGGACTTCTTCCTGGAGCCCGACGAGGCGATCGTCGCGATCAACGACGCACTGGAGGGCGCTCCGGCCGACACCGACGCCACCGGTCTGGCGGCGCGCGTCGAGGCGTCGCTGCCCGAGGGCACCGTGATGTTCGGACTCACCTCCGAGGGCATCGCCGTCGCCGTGCGCCGCGCCCTCGCGCACGCCACGGACTGGACCGACTACGACTGGCAGCTCATCCACGAGGCCCCGCAGCCCCCCGCCCTGCACATGGCGCTCGACGAGGTCATCACCGCCGAGGTCGCGGCCGGTCGCCGCCCGCCGACGCTGCGGGTCTGGGAGTGGGGCGCACCGGCCGTCGTGATCGGCAGTTTCCAGTCGCTGCGCAACGAGGTCGACCCCGAGGGCGCGGAGCGGCACGGCATCCAGGTCGTACGCCGGATCAGCGGCGGCGGCGCGATGTTCATCGAGCCGGGCAACACGATCACGTACTCGCTGTCCGTCCCGAACGCCCTGGTCCAGGGCCTCTCCTTCGCGGACAGCTACGCCTACCTCGACGACTGGGTGCTCGGCGCGCTCGCCGACATGGGCGTCAAGGCGTGGTACCAGCCGCTGAACGACATCGCCACGGACGCCGGGAAGATCGCGGGCGCGGCGCAGAAGCGGATGGTCGCCGAGCAGGGCGCTGTGCTGCACCACGTGACGATGGCGTACGACATCGACGCGGACAAGATGATGGAGGTGCTCCGGATCGGCAAGGAGAAGCTGTCCGACAAGGGCACGAAGAGCGCGAAGAAGCGGGTCGATCCCCTGCGGCGGCAGACGGGGCTGGCCCGGGAGGCGGTCATCGAGCGCATGATCGCGTCGTTCCGGGGTCGGTACGGGCTGGAGGAGGGGGTCGTGTCGGCGGAGGAGATGGCGCGGGCGAAGGAGCTCGCGGAGACGAAGTTCGGGACCGAGGAGTGGACGGCCCGGGTGCCCTGACGGGGGTCGGCCCCGCGGCCCTTGACGGATCGCGAAGCGGACCATGTCCCCACCCCCGTCGGGGCTGTCGGTGCACGGGAATACCCTGGGTGCCCGACGCGAAGTGGCGTGGGAAGCCGTGAGCTGTGGTGTGAGGAGTCCGAGGTGTCGCCGATGCTTGACGCAGTCGTCGTGGGGGCGGGCCCCAACGGGCTGACCGCCGCCGTTGAGCTGGCCCGTCGCGGCTTCTCCGTGGCGGTGTTCGAGGCGAAGGACACCGTCGGCGGCGGCGCTCGCACCGAGGAGCTGACGCTGCCCGGCTTCCGCCACGACCCGTGCTCGGCGGTACATCCCCTGGGCGTCGGCTCGCCCGCCTTCAAGGCGATGCCGCTGGAGCGGTACGGCCTGGAGTGGCTGCATCCCGAGCTCCCGATGGCGCACCCCTGGGACGACGGCACGGCCGCCGTGCTGTCCCGCTCGGTCGCGGAGACCGCCGCGTCCTTCGGGCCCAGGGACGCGGGCACGTACCGCCGCCTGGTCGCCCCGTACCTCGGGAAGTGGGACGCCCTCTCCCAGGACTTCATGTCGCTGCCGCTGACCACCCTCCCGCGCCACCCGTTCCAGCTGGCCCGCTTCGGCGTCGAAGGGCTGCCCCCGTCCACCTGGCTGATGCGGCGCTTCCGCGACGAGAAGGCGAAGGCGCTGATCGCGGGGCTGGTGGCGCACGTCATCTCGCCGCTGAGCGGGTTCGCGACGAGTGCGGTCGGCCTGCTCTTCGCCCTGGCCGCGCACGAGAACGGCTGGCCGTCCCCGCGCGGCGGCTCCCAGGCCATCCCGGACGCGCTGACCGCGTACCTCCGCGATCTCGGCGGTGTCGTCCACACCGGTTACGAGGTCAAGCGCCTCGACGACCTGCCACCGGCCCGCGCGTACGTCTTCGACACCTCCCCGACCGCGCTCGCCCGGATCGCCCGGCTGGGGAACGCGTACGAGAACTACCGCTACGGCGCCAGCGTCTTCAAGATCGATTACGCGCTGGACGGCCCGGTCCCCTGGACCGCCGAAGAGGCCCGCCGGGCCGGAACGGTGCAGGTCGGCCCCACGCAGGGCGAGATCGGCAAGGCGCTGCGCCAGGCGTCGGGCGGCACGCCCCCGGACGTTCCGTTCCTGATCACCGCCCAGCCGAGCGTGATCGACCCCTCCCGGGCCCCCGAGGGCAAGCACGTGTTCTGGGCGTACGGACACGTGCCGCACGCCTGGGACGGCGACCTGACCGACTCAATCGAACGCCAGATCGAACGCTTTGCCCCCGGCTTCCGCGACCTCGTCCTGGCCCGTGCCACGGCGGGCCCGCCCGAGCTGGCCGCGCACAACGCGAACTACGTGGGCGGCGACATCGCCTGCGGCGCCTTCTCGGGCCTGCAAGTCCTGCTCCGCCCCAAGCCGTCCCTCTTCCCCTACGCCACGAAGCACCCGGCGGTCTTCCTCTGCTCGTCCGCGACCCCGCCAGGCCCGGGCGTGCACGGCATGTCGGGCCACAACGCGGCGAAGGCGGTGTGGCGCCACCTCCGCGCCGTGGACAACGGCTGAACCACCTGCGGGCCGCCTGCCTCGCCGTGCGGCTTCCCTCTCCCCCGCCCACGATGACCGTCATGGACTCCACGGACTTGGACCGCACCACCGCCTTCGACTACCTCGTGTACCTCAGGGCCACCCCGGACCAGGTCTGGGAGGCTCTGACCGAACCGGCGCACACCAGCCGCTACTGGGGGCTCACCCTCCACTCCGACTGGAAGCCCGGGTCGACCGTGGTCTGGCAGGGGATGGGGCTCGGCGACCCCGACCCGGAGCAGGTGGTCCTCGCCGCCGAGCCCGGCCGCAGCCTCTCCTTCACCTGGCACACCTTCACCCCCGCGTTCGCCGAGGCCGTCGGCATGGACGAGGAACTGCGCGCCAGGCTCGCCGCCGAGTCACGTTCGAAGATCGCGTACGACATCGAGCCCACCGGGCCCACGGTGACCCGCCTGCACCTCGTCCACGACGGCTTCGACCCGGGCAGCACGGTGCTCGCCATGATCCGCGAGGGCTGGCCGAGCGTGCTCTCCAGCCTGAAGTCCCTCCTGGAGACGGGCGAACCACTGCCCGAACTCGCCTAGCGCCCGCTCGGCCCGCACCCGTACGCCCCCTACCGCCCGCGCCCGCCCCGTGCCGGAGCCATGAGCACCGCGTACAGCAGCAGCGCCGCCGCGAGCCCCACCGCCCACCCGTAGTCGGCGAGCGGGCGCAGGAACGGGATCAGTCCGTCCGCGGGGAAGGGCCCCTTGCCCGGGGCGGAGTGCGACCCGCCGACCGCGAGCACCCCGCCGACGACGAAGGCCGCGACGGCCCGCAGGTTCCAGCCGCCCGTGTACCAGTAGCGCCCCTCGGGCAGGTACAGCTCGGCCAGCTCCAGTACGGTCCTGCGGACGATCCAGTAGTCGGCGATCAGGATGCCCGCGACCGTGCCGAGCAGCCCGCCGACCACACCGAGCCAGGTGAAGATGTACAGCTCGGGGGTGGCCGTCAGCTTCCACGGCATGATGAGGACGCCCACGACTCCCGTGATCAGCGCGCCCGTTCGGAAGTTGATGCGCTTCGGCGCGAGGTTGGCGAGGTCGTACGCCGGGGAGACGACGTTCGCCGCCAGGTTCACCGAGAGGGTGGCGATCAGTACGGTCACCAGCGCGAAGAGCAGCCCGAAGACGTTGTCGGTCTTCGCGGCGAGCGCGACCGGGTCCCAGACCGGAGCCCCGTACACCGCCTGCGAGCCGGACGTCACGAAGACCGACAGCAGCGCGAAGAGCGTCATCGTGGTCGGCAGCCCCAGCGACTGCCCCCGGATCTGGGCGCGTTGACCGGCGGCGAAGCGCGTGAAGTCGGGGATGTTCAGGCTCAGCGTGGACCAGAAGGCGATCATCCCCATCAGCGACGGGAAGAAGACCGGCCAGAAGTCCGCCCCCCATCCCAGCTTCGACGGCTGGTCGAGGAGCGGCCAGACCCCTCCTGCCTTGACCGTGATCCACCCCAGCAGCACCAGCGCGCCGACGATGACGAACGGCGCCGCCCAGTTCTCGAAGCGGCGCAGGGTCTCCATCCCCCGGTGGATGATGGCGAGTTCGAGCGCCCAGAAGAGCAGGAAGCACAGCCACAGCGTCCACGGCTGCCCGCCGATCTCCGAGACCTCCGCCCAGCCCCCGAAGATCTTGCCGAGCAGGACGAAGATGCCCTGCCCTCCGATCCAGGTCTGGATGCCGAACCACGCGCACGCCACCCCCGCCCGGATCAGCGCGGGCAGATTCGCCCCGCGCAGCCCGAAGGAGGCCCGCGCCAGCACCGGGAAGGGGATCCCGTACTTGGGCCCCGCATGCCCGGTGAGCAGCATCGGGGCGAGCACGATGAGGTTGGCGAGGGCGATGGTGACGACCGCCTGGAGCCAGTCCATGCCGAGCGCGACGAGCCCCGAAGCGAGCAGCCAGGAGGGAATGTTGTGCGCCATGCCGATCCACAGGGCGGCGAAGTTGTACGTCGTCCAGCGCCGACGGGCGACGGGCACGGGCAGCAAGTCGTCGTTGACGTAACGGGATTCGGGCGGGACCGCGCCGGGGGCGAGTTCCACGCGGGCCCCTCGCGCCGGGTCGGATGTCGGGCTTCCAGGAGCGGTGGCGGTCATGGGCCGAACCCTTCGTCGAGGTCGGAGCGCCGGGCCTTTCGTCGGGAGTGCCGAACTACGCGTGGAT
This is a stretch of genomic DNA from Streptomyces sp. NBC_00237. It encodes these proteins:
- a CDS encoding SRPBCC domain-containing protein, whose protein sequence is MDSTDLDRTTAFDYLVYLRATPDQVWEALTEPAHTSRYWGLTLHSDWKPGSTVVWQGMGLGDPDPEQVVLAAEPGRSLSFTWHTFTPAFAEAVGMDEELRARLAAESRSKIAYDIEPTGPTVTRLHLVHDGFDPGSTVLAMIREGWPSVLSSLKSLLETGEPLPELA
- a CDS encoding NAD(P)/FAD-dependent oxidoreductase — translated: MSPMLDAVVVGAGPNGLTAAVELARRGFSVAVFEAKDTVGGGARTEELTLPGFRHDPCSAVHPLGVGSPAFKAMPLERYGLEWLHPELPMAHPWDDGTAAVLSRSVAETAASFGPRDAGTYRRLVAPYLGKWDALSQDFMSLPLTTLPRHPFQLARFGVEGLPPSTWLMRRFRDEKAKALIAGLVAHVISPLSGFATSAVGLLFALAAHENGWPSPRGGSQAIPDALTAYLRDLGGVVHTGYEVKRLDDLPPARAYVFDTSPTALARIARLGNAYENYRYGASVFKIDYALDGPVPWTAEEARRAGTVQVGPTQGEIGKALRQASGGTPPDVPFLITAQPSVIDPSRAPEGKHVFWAYGHVPHAWDGDLTDSIERQIERFAPGFRDLVLARATAGPPELAAHNANYVGGDIACGAFSGLQVLLRPKPSLFPYATKHPAVFLCSSATPPGPGVHGMSGHNAAKAVWRHLRAVDNG
- a CDS encoding methylated-DNA--[protein]-cysteine S-methyltransferase, producing the protein MTATQHTVLDSPYGPLTLVATDGVLSGLYMVGQRHRPAEETFGDPDPEPFPEVIEQLHAYFEGELKDFTVPLHLHGTPFQRAVWAQLQQIPYGETRTYGQLAEQLGNTGASRAVGLANGKNPVGIIVPCHRVVGSTGSLTGYGGGLDRKQRLLDFESGAPAEAALF
- a CDS encoding N-acetyltransferase, with protein sequence MTDETLPPRPFVPAGFVAPRLFETESFRLVPLAPEHNAGDLAAWTSSIGHIRRTPGFSRSWPPEDGMSAAENLGDVEGHLADFAAGRGFTFTVLDPAVGDAVDVIGCVYVYPDWDDPSVTSVRSWVRADRAALDGPLVEAVREWLEAEWPFTRISYR
- a CDS encoding biotin/lipoate A/B protein ligase family protein, whose product is MHGEYKVPGGKLVVVDLDTEPDASGGEVLRNVRVAGDFFLEPDEAIVAINDALEGAPADTDATGLAARVEASLPEGTVMFGLTSEGIAVAVRRALAHATDWTDYDWQLIHEAPQPPALHMALDEVITAEVAAGRRPPTLRVWEWGAPAVVIGSFQSLRNEVDPEGAERHGIQVVRRISGGGAMFIEPGNTITYSLSVPNALVQGLSFADSYAYLDDWVLGALADMGVKAWYQPLNDIATDAGKIAGAAQKRMVAEQGAVLHHVTMAYDIDADKMMEVLRIGKEKLSDKGTKSAKKRVDPLRRQTGLAREAVIERMIASFRGRYGLEEGVVSAEEMARAKELAETKFGTEEWTARVP
- a CDS encoding inositol monophosphatase family protein, whose product is MIDEQLVAAVEEAVREAAAVEIMPRFRRLAAHEVVEKGGPYDLVTVADRGAEEHLTAALTRLLPGSVVVGEEAVHADPAVYEAIRGDAPVWIVDPVDGTREFVHGDAGFCTLVALAQGGELRASWTYAPARDEMAIAVRGRGATLNGRRLHAGSPDRGAPLRVATSNPDYTTPEEKGALLRLAVPGVEARPCGSAGLEYLAIARGELDAVAFSWELAWDHAAGLLLVEEAGGTDRTRVGERYRIVGGNALPFAVGRDAGVVERVRGLLAGE
- a CDS encoding DNA-3-methyladenine glycosylase 2 family protein, translated to MHTDTDRCVRAVQSKDARFDGWVFTAVTTTRIYCRPSCPVVPPKPQNMTFYPSAAACQQAGFRACKRCRPDTSPGSPEWNARADAVARAMRLIRDGVVDREGVPGLAARLGYSTRQVERQLRAELGAGPLALARAQRAQTARLLIETTPLPMADIAFAAGFSSVRTFNDTVREVFGLAPSELRERGKKRAGQAPQTPGVISLRLPFRAPLNPDNLFGHLAATAVPGIEEWRDGAYRRTLRLPYGHGIVALSPRPDHIACRLSLTDLRDLTHAISRCRWLLDLDADPVAVDERLSADPLLAPLVAAAPGRRVPRTTDADEFAVRAVLGQQVSTAAARTHAARLVTAYGTPIEDTEGGLTHLFPTSEALAGLDPESLALPRSRRTTLTTLVAALAEGTLMLGVDSDWDRARAQLLELPGFGPWTTEVIAMRALGDPDAFLPSDLGIKKAAQGLGLPHTPAALTARAAAWRPWRAYAVQYLWATDSHPINHLPK
- a CDS encoding NCS1 family nucleobase:cation symporter-1, encoding MTATAPGSPTSDPARGARVELAPGAVPPESRYVNDDLLPVPVARRRWTTYNFAALWIGMAHNIPSWLLASGLVALGMDWLQAVVTIALANLIVLAPMLLTGHAGPKYGIPFPVLARASFGLRGANLPALIRAGVACAWFGIQTWIGGQGIFVLLGKIFGGWAEVSEIGGQPWTLWLCFLLFWALELAIIHRGMETLRRFENWAAPFVIVGALVLLGWITVKAGGVWPLLDQPSKLGWGADFWPVFFPSLMGMIAFWSTLSLNIPDFTRFAAGQRAQIRGQSLGLPTTMTLFALLSVFVTSGSQAVYGAPVWDPVALAAKTDNVFGLLFALVTVLIATLSVNLAANVVSPAYDLANLAPKRINFRTGALITGVVGVLIMPWKLTATPELYIFTWLGVVGGLLGTVAGILIADYWIVRRTVLELAELYLPEGRYWYTGGWNLRAVAAFVVGGVLAVGGSHSAPGKGPFPADGLIPFLRPLADYGWAVGLAAALLLYAVLMAPARGGRGR